The following are encoded together in the Naumannella cuiyingiana genome:
- a CDS encoding M23 family metallopeptidase, with the protein MPRRLAAVLAAAALSFGLAVPTALANPAEDAKKEADQQLGKARDTLDNSSVDLSDAQAALDDARSRLSQARDELERIQGELAEARERDEQMAIRLSEAQEKLEQAKAAVAANQDRVDRQRALIGDVVRDQYQQQNGLVGMAMVVDSTTAGTLQTRMQWSTTMFDTAQAKMDALSEAQRKLEAAKKKQAEAEEQAEEDRRAAAANLADMEQLEADAQAEESAIADLVATNKRAEADLAAQVQKDKNRVAEMEAESADAQRKLDEYAAEQKRKAEAERKEREAAAKKRAEEKKRAEEAAKKAEAEKKAKSEREDKKDDDEKDSGKKKAEPAKKSKSSNSRNATKSSRAAAVSPIAPGDYRISAVFGQTGLWARYHTGLDFGGTGTGTPIRAAKDGVVMSSSAGGWAGNHVILRHSNGESTLYAHMSRKKASRGEVVKKGDVIGYTGSTGNVTGPHLHFEYYPRGATPGSVYSAKDPRAWLGRNGVRI; encoded by the coding sequence ATGCCCCGACGTCTCGCCGCGGTGCTCGCGGCCGCGGCCCTGAGCTTCGGGCTCGCCGTGCCGACCGCGCTGGCGAATCCCGCCGAGGACGCCAAGAAGGAGGCCGACCAGCAACTGGGCAAGGCCCGCGACACCCTCGACAACAGCTCGGTGGACCTGAGCGATGCCCAGGCCGCACTGGACGACGCGCGCTCGCGGCTGAGCCAGGCCCGCGACGAGCTGGAACGCATTCAGGGTGAGTTGGCCGAGGCCCGCGAGCGGGACGAGCAGATGGCGATCCGGCTGTCGGAGGCCCAGGAGAAGCTGGAACAGGCAAAGGCCGCCGTCGCCGCCAACCAGGATCGGGTGGACCGTCAGCGCGCGCTGATCGGCGACGTGGTCCGTGACCAGTACCAGCAGCAGAACGGCCTGGTCGGGATGGCGATGGTCGTCGACAGCACCACCGCCGGCACCCTGCAGACCCGGATGCAGTGGTCCACCACGATGTTCGACACCGCCCAGGCGAAGATGGACGCCCTGTCCGAGGCCCAGCGCAAGCTGGAGGCGGCGAAGAAGAAGCAGGCCGAGGCCGAGGAGCAGGCCGAGGAGGACCGCCGGGCGGCGGCCGCGAATCTCGCCGACATGGAACAGCTCGAGGCCGATGCGCAGGCCGAGGAGTCCGCGATCGCCGATCTGGTCGCCACCAACAAGCGGGCCGAGGCCGATCTCGCGGCCCAGGTGCAGAAGGACAAGAACCGGGTCGCCGAGATGGAGGCTGAGTCGGCCGACGCGCAGCGCAAGCTGGACGAGTACGCAGCGGAGCAGAAGAGGAAGGCCGAGGCCGAGCGCAAGGAGCGCGAGGCTGCGGCAAAGAAGCGCGCCGAGGAGAAGAAGCGCGCGGAAGAGGCCGCGAAGAAGGCCGAGGCCGAGAAGAAGGCGAAGTCCGAGCGCGAGGACAAGAAGGACGACGACGAGAAGGACTCGGGCAAGAAGAAGGCCGAGCCCGCCAAGAAGTCGAAGTCGTCGAACAGCCGCAACGCAACCAAGTCCTCCCGGGCCGCGGCGGTCTCACCGATCGCGCCGGGCGACTACCGGATCTCTGCCGTCTTCGGCCAGACCGGACTGTGGGCGCGCTACCACACCGGGCTCGACTTCGGCGGCACCGGGACGGGTACGCCGATCCGGGCGGCCAAGGACGGCGTGGTGATGAGCTCGAGCGCCGGCGGCTGGGCCGGGAACCACGTGATCCTGCGGCACAGCAACGGCGAGTCCACCCTCTATGCGCACATGAGCCGCAAGAAGGCCTCGCGCGGCGAGGTGGTGAAGAAGGGTGACGTGATCGGCTACACGGGCTCGACCGGCAACGTCACCGGGCCGCACCTGCACTTCGAGTACTACCCGCGCGGCGCCACCCCGGGCAGCGTCTACTCCGCAAAGGACCCGCGCGCCTGGCTCGGCCGCAACGGCGTGCGGATCTGA
- the smpB gene encoding SsrA-binding protein SmpB has translation MPREQGKTMVAQNKKARHDYAIGDTYEAGLVLTGTEVKSLREGRASLADAFATVDDGEVWLRSAHIPEYSHGTWTNHTARRTRKLLLNRKEIARLERALGSSGTTLVPLSLYFSDGYAKIELAVATGKREFDKRQTIARRDADREAQRALAQRNKRAVTGRGRR, from the coding sequence ATGCCGAGGGAACAGGGCAAGACGATGGTCGCCCAGAACAAGAAGGCGCGCCACGACTATGCGATCGGCGACACCTACGAGGCGGGACTGGTGCTCACCGGCACCGAGGTGAAGTCACTGCGGGAGGGCCGGGCATCGCTCGCCGACGCCTTCGCCACCGTCGACGACGGCGAGGTCTGGCTCCGCTCGGCGCACATCCCCGAGTACTCCCACGGCACCTGGACCAACCACACGGCCCGGCGTACCCGCAAGCTGCTGCTGAACCGCAAGGAGATCGCCCGGCTCGAGCGCGCGCTCGGCTCCTCGGGCACGACGCTGGTGCCGCTGTCGCTGTATTTCAGCGACGGGTACGCCAAGATCGAACTCGCTGTCGCAACCGGCAAGCGCGAGTTCGACAAGCGGCAGACGATCGCCAGGCGCGATGCCGACCGAGAGGCGCAGCGGGCCCTGGCCCAACGCAACAAGCGTGCCGTGACCGGGCGGGGGAGGCGCTGA
- the ftsX gene encoding permease-like cell division protein FtsX, translating into MRHTFSETLSGLRRNLTMTIAVIVTMWVSLTLFGAGLLANQQVDLMKDRWYDKIEISVFLCNQASVGPNCTQGENVTDAQRQTIEQTLRSNSEVAEVYFETKEMAYEEFRRAFEGSPIQDTLRPEDMQESFRIKLVNPEEYRGVVTAVEGLPGVQAVRDLHEVLDPLFEWLGVLQWGAIIASVLLLVAAALQIGNMVRVAAFARRRDIGIMRLVGASNLYIMLPFLLEALLAAVVGAGLACVTLAAGVYFLITEKVQVLIQASPWIGPQHVLWACLGVALVGLLLSIIPTLIATRRYLRV; encoded by the coding sequence ATGCGCCACACCTTCTCCGAGACCCTGTCGGGTCTGCGCCGCAACCTCACGATGACCATCGCGGTGATCGTGACGATGTGGGTGTCGCTGACCCTGTTCGGTGCCGGCCTGCTCGCCAACCAGCAGGTCGACCTGATGAAGGACCGCTGGTACGACAAGATCGAGATCTCGGTCTTCTTGTGCAACCAGGCCTCCGTCGGGCCCAACTGCACGCAGGGCGAGAACGTGACGGATGCGCAGCGCCAGACCATCGAGCAGACCCTGCGTTCCAACTCCGAGGTGGCCGAGGTCTACTTCGAGACCAAGGAGATGGCCTACGAGGAGTTCCGGCGCGCATTCGAGGGCAGCCCGATCCAGGACACCCTGCGGCCGGAGGACATGCAGGAGTCGTTCCGGATCAAGCTGGTCAATCCCGAGGAGTACCGGGGCGTGGTCACGGCGGTCGAGGGGCTGCCGGGGGTGCAGGCGGTACGCGACCTGCACGAGGTGCTGGACCCGTTGTTCGAGTGGCTCGGGGTCCTGCAGTGGGGCGCGATCATCGCATCGGTGTTGTTGCTGGTGGCCGCCGCGCTGCAGATCGGCAACATGGTCCGGGTCGCGGCCTTCGCCCGCCGCCGCGACATCGGCATCATGCGGCTGGTCGGGGCGTCCAACCTCTACATCATGTTGCCGTTCCTGCTCGAGGCCCTGCTGGCGGCCGTGGTCGGCGCGGGTCTCGCATGCGTCACATTGGCCGCAGGGGTTTACTTCCTCATCACCGAAAAGGTTCAAGTCTTGATTCAGGCTTCACCCTGGATCGGCCCGCAACACGTGCTGTGGGCCTGTTTGGGGGTTGCACTCGTGGGACTGCTGTTGTCAATAATTCCGACGCTCATAGCAACGCGAAGGTACCTTCGCGTCTGA